Proteins encoded by one window of Chondromyces crocatus:
- a CDS encoding type VI secretion system Vgr family protein — translation MSAQADVFRIRIEIDGIEDGALELSRLTGKETISQLFDFELLVVCRDPSGISLESIVGEPATLVFERDDMELRRLHGMIATARDRLDTETTHTTYRVTFTPRAYKLTLSETLDVHLDLDLPGILRKKLDAAGFTEGTDYAFRLFESYPVRDFVVQYKETDLAFISRITEHLGISYAFEHDSGRDVMVFTDRNSGFRPVEGEERLPFRPRGDPTDVFEIEETVRMVPGQFVVRDYNYRTPQVALNGVSTVPSGVGAVVEYGAHVKTPGEAQQLAEIRAQERLTWLRVFDGQSDVSLFRAGAHLTLEGHPYGDLNLLLVELTHSASLVTLGSGDASGITYTNTFKAIPFSRTYRPPRHTPKPRIHGVLTGVIDGPRGGDYAQLDDDGRYHVRFLFDTTTPDEEQASRPVRMAQPHAGAGYGMHFPLRQGVEVILTFVDGDPDRPIIVSTVPNPQTASPVTSGNAPRNIIRTGGGNEINIDDTGDNQRIKLSTPHKSTTFQLGYRNSPEDGAILETQGANSSIAMGGTAMYTSARASVSTLYSLSLSGQISTVAEHTPFATTVSTVKALMGQGLDLAGSYLDLRAAEKKKKEAELKLEAMQDQRASYDAEQRRKAARKRTKDALRALESGCTMTSAEAAELERLRTEYELAMKNYDKKLIEKRTTLEWLADAKKGEWVPNVDTQNAVVVTDSYAQIQTHELALETIETELYGSGGLKEEYEAKRLAYLNKLKALTPSPRTPEQTAAFTEADAAISAEPGVDTEANTAALTAFNSRNTYNTQVGVNELGEEALEAKTHRKNIEHAKNANILFSELMAVLAGVKEFIERFKKDDNKKDLLLTKTDSEPREDPAFAAKSTYEPRLGSFFAVKHTLGSTGDMVIYADHELLSWAKTALLLGKNGVLIESGAHLSLLSADKAELAAKNKLLQTSKTIDIMARDEARLIAEEKLYQASQRIIVLAEDTFALKAAPAEGENGAGTIDIESKGAMKLKSLEKSIEIQAKDKAGQRIRLEAKTDLFGGSENVTLNASKVAQLLSGSVKLKLDAQAATATLGTDTWKLSIKNNEAKLGTTQNGLTVKAATTQLTHGAAKLELDGQLVKANGQRILLG, via the coding sequence ATGTCGGCACAGGCAGACGTCTTCAGGATCCGCATCGAGATCGATGGCATCGAGGATGGGGCGCTGGAGCTGTCCCGCCTCACGGGCAAAGAGACCATCTCTCAGCTCTTCGACTTCGAGCTGCTCGTCGTGTGTCGCGATCCGTCGGGCATCAGCCTCGAGAGCATCGTCGGCGAGCCGGCCACGCTCGTCTTCGAACGCGACGACATGGAGCTACGCCGCCTCCACGGCATGATCGCCACCGCCCGCGATCGCCTCGACACCGAGACCACCCACACCACCTACCGCGTCACCTTCACCCCGCGCGCGTACAAGCTCACCCTCAGCGAGACGCTCGACGTCCACCTCGACCTCGATCTCCCGGGCATCCTCCGCAAGAAACTCGACGCCGCGGGCTTCACGGAAGGCACGGACTACGCCTTTCGCCTGTTCGAGTCCTACCCCGTCCGCGACTTCGTCGTGCAGTACAAGGAAACCGACCTCGCGTTCATCTCCCGCATCACCGAGCACCTCGGCATCAGCTACGCCTTCGAGCACGACAGCGGCCGCGACGTCATGGTCTTCACCGACAGGAACAGCGGGTTCCGACCGGTCGAGGGCGAAGAACGCCTCCCCTTCCGACCTCGCGGCGACCCCACCGACGTCTTCGAGATCGAAGAGACGGTCCGCATGGTCCCCGGCCAGTTCGTCGTCCGGGACTACAACTACCGCACGCCGCAGGTCGCGCTGAACGGCGTCTCCACCGTCCCGAGCGGCGTCGGCGCCGTCGTCGAGTACGGCGCCCACGTGAAGACCCCGGGCGAAGCGCAACAGCTCGCCGAGATCCGCGCCCAGGAGCGCCTCACCTGGCTCCGCGTCTTCGACGGCCAGAGCGACGTCTCCCTCTTCCGCGCCGGCGCCCACCTCACCCTCGAAGGCCACCCCTACGGCGATCTCAACCTCCTCCTCGTCGAGCTCACCCACAGCGCCTCCCTCGTCACCCTCGGCAGCGGCGACGCCTCCGGCATCACCTACACGAACACCTTCAAGGCCATCCCCTTCAGCCGCACCTACCGCCCCCCGCGCCACACCCCGAAACCCCGCATCCACGGCGTCCTCACCGGCGTCATCGATGGCCCCCGAGGCGGCGACTACGCGCAGCTCGACGACGACGGCCGCTACCACGTCCGCTTCCTCTTCGACACCACCACCCCCGACGAGGAGCAAGCCTCACGCCCCGTCCGCATGGCCCAGCCGCACGCTGGCGCGGGCTACGGCATGCACTTTCCACTCCGCCAGGGCGTCGAAGTCATCCTCACGTTCGTCGACGGCGACCCAGATCGCCCCATCATCGTCTCCACCGTCCCGAACCCGCAGACCGCGAGCCCCGTCACCTCGGGCAACGCCCCCCGCAACATCATCCGCACAGGTGGCGGCAACGAGATCAACATCGACGACACCGGCGACAACCAGCGCATCAAGCTCTCCACACCGCACAAGAGCACCACGTTCCAGCTCGGGTACAGAAACTCCCCCGAAGACGGCGCCATCCTCGAAACCCAGGGCGCCAACTCGTCCATCGCCATGGGCGGCACCGCGATGTACACCTCGGCGCGGGCCTCCGTCTCCACGCTCTACAGCCTCTCGCTCTCCGGCCAGATCAGCACCGTCGCAGAGCACACACCCTTCGCCACCACCGTCTCCACGGTGAAGGCGCTGATGGGCCAGGGCCTCGACCTCGCCGGCAGCTACCTCGATCTGCGCGCCGCCGAGAAGAAGAAGAAAGAAGCGGAACTCAAGCTCGAGGCGATGCAAGACCAGCGCGCCTCGTACGACGCCGAGCAGCGCCGAAAGGCCGCCCGCAAGCGCACCAAGGACGCGCTCCGAGCGCTCGAAAGCGGCTGCACCATGACCAGCGCCGAGGCGGCGGAGCTCGAGAGGCTCCGCACCGAATACGAGCTGGCCATGAAGAACTACGACAAGAAGCTCATCGAGAAGCGTACCACGCTGGAGTGGCTCGCTGACGCGAAGAAGGGCGAGTGGGTTCCCAACGTCGATACCCAGAACGCCGTCGTCGTCACCGACTCTTACGCCCAGATCCAGACCCACGAGCTCGCCCTCGAGACCATCGAGACCGAGCTTTACGGCAGCGGTGGCCTCAAAGAGGAGTACGAAGCCAAGCGCCTCGCCTACCTGAACAAGCTCAAGGCGCTCACCCCGTCGCCTCGGACCCCCGAGCAGACAGCGGCATTCACCGAGGCAGACGCGGCGATCAGCGCCGAGCCCGGCGTCGACACCGAGGCCAACACGGCGGCCCTCACCGCCTTCAACTCCCGCAACACGTACAACACCCAGGTCGGCGTCAACGAGCTCGGCGAGGAGGCCCTCGAAGCCAAGACGCACCGCAAGAACATCGAGCACGCGAAGAACGCCAACATTCTCTTCAGCGAGCTGATGGCCGTCCTCGCGGGCGTGAAAGAGTTCATCGAGCGCTTCAAGAAAGACGACAACAAGAAGGATCTGCTCCTCACCAAGACGGACAGCGAGCCCCGCGAAGACCCGGCGTTCGCTGCGAAGAGCACCTACGAGCCGCGGCTCGGCTCCTTCTTCGCCGTGAAGCACACCCTCGGCTCGACCGGCGACATGGTCATCTACGCCGATCACGAACTTCTCTCCTGGGCGAAGACCGCCCTCTTGCTCGGCAAGAACGGCGTGCTCATCGAGAGCGGCGCGCACCTCTCCCTCCTCTCCGCCGACAAGGCCGAGCTGGCTGCCAAGAACAAGCTCCTCCAGACCAGCAAGACCATCGACATCATGGCCCGGGACGAGGCCAGGCTCATCGCCGAGGAGAAGCTCTACCAGGCCAGTCAAAGGATCATCGTCCTCGCCGAGGACACCTTCGCCCTGAAGGCCGCCCCTGCGGAGGGCGAGAACGGCGCTGGCACCATCGACATCGAGTCCAAGGGGGCGATGAAGCTCAAATCCCTGGAAAAAAGCATCGAGATCCAGGCCAAAGACAAGGCGGGCCAGCGCATCCGCCTCGAAGCCAAGACGGATCTCTTCGGTGGCTCGGAGAACGTCACCCTCAACGCCTCCAAGGTCGCCCAGCTCCTGTCAGGCAGCGTCAAGCTGAAGCTCGACGCCCAGGCCGCCACCGCGACCCTCGGCACGGACACCTGGAAGCTCTCCATCAAGAACAACGAGGCCAAGCTCGGCACCACGCAGAATGGCCTCACCGTGAAGGCGGCCACGACCCAGCTCACCCACGGCGCCGCCAAGCTCGAACTCGACGGCCAGCTCGTCAAAGCCAACGGCCAAAGGATTCTCCTCGGCTAG
- a CDS encoding putative metal-binding motif-containing protein, which produces MPVTWRAARWLLVPVVMAGGPWLGVGCGGRSSIPIPPPAPDCYVDADCEGAEDRCNPVFCDLLPPDQLPDGGLVSRGGTCVQLTPVDCDDGDPCTADTCLPETGQCTYGPATFDNDGDGFLGPRPGTKPGDPDACGDDCDDTNPAAYPGGEEVCDGVDNDCDGTVDNGASFIPLGDGDAVRISGNVAPASTGGLAWSGTSYAAVYSGNQQGFSVFRTMLDPAGNVLPPGEGSLTPGNGDASGGPIVWVGDRYGMVWQDRRTGAYQIYFTLLDASGNKVEGGDRQLTNAPGFSVNVALTWNGAEFVAVWQDERNGLFNLYAQRLDIGANLLGDNTPLTEVFSGIDNEGPSVAAGGPGMAVAWTANNGFQRFIRVQLFHPDLTPASDPVDLTDGFTDSVFPTVVWNRDRFVVAWYDKTRSPTAIYGAVLSEEGQVLVPTRPITSPGSFRSRYPFLRPLGDRVLVVYADDRDQNDGYEIYSTMVGADLMSISPEQRITFAPRNSIQPVATFGPAGELGILFRDDRQGENHMFFSRLGCVAETP; this is translated from the coding sequence ATGCCTGTGACCTGGCGTGCGGCGCGCTGGCTTCTCGTTCCGGTGGTGATGGCGGGAGGCCCCTGGCTCGGTGTGGGGTGCGGGGGGCGCTCGTCCATCCCCATCCCGCCACCGGCGCCCGACTGCTACGTCGACGCGGACTGCGAGGGCGCCGAGGATCGCTGCAACCCGGTGTTCTGCGATCTGCTCCCGCCCGATCAGCTCCCGGATGGTGGGCTGGTGTCGCGGGGAGGGACGTGCGTGCAGCTCACGCCCGTGGACTGCGACGATGGAGACCCTTGCACGGCAGACACATGCCTCCCGGAGACGGGGCAGTGCACGTACGGTCCCGCGACGTTCGACAACGACGGCGACGGTTTTCTCGGTCCACGCCCCGGCACGAAGCCCGGCGACCCCGACGCGTGCGGTGACGACTGCGACGACACCAACCCGGCGGCGTATCCGGGAGGGGAAGAGGTCTGCGATGGGGTCGACAACGACTGCGATGGCACCGTCGACAACGGAGCGAGCTTCATCCCGCTGGGCGACGGAGACGCGGTGCGCATCTCGGGGAACGTGGCGCCCGCGAGCACCGGGGGGCTGGCCTGGAGCGGCACCTCGTATGCAGCGGTCTACTCGGGCAACCAGCAAGGCTTCTCCGTCTTCAGGACGATGCTGGACCCGGCCGGAAACGTGCTGCCGCCTGGCGAGGGCTCGCTGACGCCAGGCAATGGCGATGCGTCGGGTGGGCCGATCGTGTGGGTCGGCGATCGCTACGGCATGGTGTGGCAGGACCGGCGCACGGGGGCGTACCAGATCTACTTCACGCTGCTCGACGCGAGCGGCAACAAGGTGGAAGGCGGCGATCGGCAGCTCACGAACGCTCCAGGCTTCTCGGTGAACGTGGCGCTCACCTGGAACGGGGCGGAGTTCGTCGCGGTCTGGCAGGACGAGCGCAACGGCCTCTTCAACTTGTACGCGCAGCGGCTGGACATCGGGGCCAACCTGCTGGGCGACAACACGCCGCTGACCGAGGTGTTCTCGGGGATCGACAACGAAGGGCCCTCGGTGGCAGCGGGTGGGCCCGGGATGGCCGTGGCCTGGACGGCGAACAATGGCTTCCAGCGGTTCATCCGGGTGCAGCTCTTCCATCCGGATCTCACGCCCGCGTCCGATCCCGTCGATCTGACCGATGGGTTCACGGACTCGGTCTTCCCGACGGTGGTGTGGAACCGCGATCGCTTCGTCGTGGCCTGGTACGACAAGACGCGATCGCCCACGGCCATCTACGGGGCGGTGCTCTCCGAGGAGGGCCAGGTGCTCGTCCCGACGCGGCCGATCACGAGTCCCGGATCGTTCCGGTCGCGGTACCCGTTCCTGCGGCCGCTCGGGGACCGGGTGCTGGTCGTGTACGCCGACGATCGCGATCAGAACGACGGCTACGAGATCTACTCGACGATGGTCGGCGCCGATCTCATGTCGATCTCGCCCGAGCAGCGGATCACGTTCGCACCGAGGAACAGCATCCAGCCCGTGGCCACGTTCGGTCCAGCGGGGGAGCTGGGGATCCTGTTCCGCGACGACCGGCAAGGGGAGAACCACATGTTCTTCTCGCGGCTGGGGTGCGTGGCAGAGACGCCCTGA
- a CDS encoding POTRA domain-containing protein: protein MHGTVEGGHQEALVSDERAVRRPGAMARVARVCGSSSCVALVLSALLAACGGAETPPKTPAATATRPTTVEVPRDRRTRACSPAPEPTSAGAGAAATPAAKGSGVSAPATRAEPKTAPQSAPEAAAPRADARLGSLGGAASGEEESRTPSPSGVPAEPPTGKIVARVELVGSQAVVPGALNDRMVVKPGTRLDPAAVRSDLERLWALGLFDDLVASTEMLPDGRVAVQYRLRDRLMLGERYVAGAQILSPEQILSIAKLDTPEMRFDLTRLNEAETLVTARYHEEGYRAVKVEARRAPTGNVIDVCLRIVEGPRVTIDRWTFTGNTAVPETELRGLMSTQGGRHNVAGGIFRADAAEVDLLRIMSYYLDKGMLDVKVGPIELVVAQDGTTLAVQVPIEEGVVYRLGRVGITGSRRAPLLAQKLLLRQGNVFDRSQFAQEMARLKEMVEREERRQVDISPETRMDRKSQTVDVVLQITDRRP, encoded by the coding sequence ATGCACGGCACCGTGGAGGGGGGACATCAGGAGGCGCTGGTGAGCGACGAGCGCGCCGTCCGCCGCCCAGGGGCGATGGCCCGTGTGGCGCGGGTTTGTGGATCCTCGTCGTGCGTCGCACTCGTCTTGAGCGCGCTGCTGGCTGCCTGTGGTGGCGCCGAAACGCCGCCGAAGACACCCGCTGCGACCGCGACGCGACCCACGACCGTCGAGGTGCCTCGCGATCGTCGCACCCGTGCGTGCTCCCCGGCCCCGGAGCCCACCTCGGCCGGCGCTGGCGCTGCGGCGACTCCGGCGGCGAAGGGGTCCGGCGTGTCCGCACCGGCGACCAGAGCCGAGCCCAAGACCGCTCCCCAGAGCGCTCCCGAGGCCGCTGCGCCGCGTGCCGATGCGCGTCTCGGTTCCCTCGGGGGGGCGGCTTCTGGAGAGGAGGAGTCCAGGACGCCGTCACCGAGCGGGGTGCCGGCCGAGCCGCCCACCGGCAAGATCGTGGCGCGCGTCGAGCTGGTGGGGAGTCAGGCCGTCGTCCCTGGCGCGCTGAACGATCGGATGGTGGTGAAGCCGGGGACGAGGCTCGATCCGGCGGCGGTGCGGAGCGATCTGGAGCGGCTCTGGGCGCTGGGGTTGTTCGATGATCTCGTGGCGTCGACGGAGATGCTTCCGGATGGGCGTGTCGCCGTGCAGTACCGCCTCCGGGATCGGCTGATGCTCGGCGAGCGCTACGTCGCTGGCGCGCAGATCCTGTCCCCGGAGCAGATCCTGTCGATCGCGAAGCTCGACACGCCGGAGATGCGCTTCGACCTGACGCGGCTCAACGAGGCGGAGACGCTGGTGACGGCGCGGTATCACGAGGAGGGCTACCGGGCGGTGAAGGTCGAGGCGAGGCGCGCGCCCACGGGGAACGTGATCGACGTGTGCCTGCGGATCGTCGAGGGGCCTCGGGTCACCATCGATCGTTGGACGTTCACGGGCAACACCGCCGTACCGGAGACGGAGCTGCGCGGGCTGATGTCGACGCAGGGCGGGCGCCACAACGTGGCGGGCGGGATCTTCCGCGCGGATGCCGCGGAGGTCGATCTGCTCCGGATCATGTCCTACTACCTCGACAAGGGGATGCTGGACGTGAAGGTCGGCCCGATCGAGCTGGTCGTGGCCCAGGATGGGACCACCCTGGCCGTGCAGGTGCCGATCGAGGAGGGGGTGGTCTACCGGCTCGGGCGGGTCGGCATCACCGGCAGCCGGCGCGCGCCGCTCCTCGCGCAGAAGCTCTTGCTCCGGCAAGGGAACGTGTTCGATCGGAGCCAGTTCGCGCAGGAGATGGCCCGGCTCAAGGAGATGGTGGAGCGCGAGGAGCGCCGCCAGGTGGACATCTCGCCGGAGACCCGGATGGACCGGAAGTCCCAGACGGTGGACGTCGTCTTGCAGATCACCGATCGAAGGCCCTAG
- a CDS encoding SurA N-terminal domain-containing protein, with the protein MKCTRLVALCLGTALGIAAATFARPASAQTRIVDRVVAVVEQVPIFGSTLRERAAPLVRKLEASVEDPVQRETARSRLFDELLRQMVDEAVIEQGARAEQVSVTEGEIDDVLKQIAAQNRFTVEQLLAHAEVEGFTKDVYRAELRRQVLEGKLLRAFMARRGISVDRLGPVEQQQRIAQERHAMLVELRAKTFIEVRL; encoded by the coding sequence ATGAAGTGCACCCGTCTCGTGGCTCTCTGTCTGGGGACCGCTCTGGGGATCGCTGCCGCGACCTTCGCTCGCCCTGCCAGCGCCCAGACCCGGATCGTCGACCGGGTGGTGGCGGTGGTCGAGCAGGTGCCGATCTTCGGCTCCACGCTGCGCGAGCGCGCGGCGCCGCTCGTGCGCAAGCTGGAGGCCTCGGTGGAGGATCCGGTGCAGCGTGAGACCGCGAGGAGCAGGCTGTTCGACGAGTTGCTCCGCCAGATGGTCGACGAGGCGGTGATCGAGCAGGGCGCGCGGGCCGAGCAGGTCTCCGTCACCGAGGGCGAGATCGACGACGTGCTGAAGCAGATCGCCGCTCAGAACAGGTTCACGGTGGAGCAGCTCCTCGCGCACGCCGAGGTCGAGGGGTTCACGAAGGACGTGTACCGCGCCGAGCTGAGGCGGCAGGTCCTCGAGGGCAAGCTGCTCCGAGCGTTCATGGCGCGACGCGGGATCTCGGTCGACCGCCTGGGACCCGTCGAGCAGCAGCAGCGAATCGCCCAGGAGCGGCACGCGATGCTGGTGGAGCTGCGGGCCAAGACGTTCATCGAGGTGCGCCTGTGA
- a CDS encoding lamin tail domain-containing protein: MARWPSVALALFLSVATAPLTGCGSDGDSSSSGPTSNTGGAGGAGGAGGAGAGEPGLADHLLITELMISNDPAEFVEIWNPTNAEVDLSDYYLSDNGDYHRITSGQPFVLAGSPGLDFLVQFPAGTKIAPGATLTLAGHAGFEAQHKRCADFAFTNIPVPCGGGTTPMMREPQHGALGTKAGLLTNDGEMLVLFQWSGVVGELVKDVDYVAWGEDLGASEVVNKTNVPGYLAEVDPNLQSHAALPAPGQSLERCVIEPGETDKGGNGILGHDETSEQLAEAFRVTTSPTPGATNPCLPTR, translated from the coding sequence ATGGCTCGCTGGCCCTCCGTGGCCCTCGCCCTCTTCCTTTCGGTCGCCACCGCTCCGCTCACGGGCTGCGGCTCCGATGGTGACTCCTCCTCCTCGGGTCCGACCAGCAACACCGGCGGCGCCGGCGGTGCTGGCGGCGCTGGCGGCGCTGGCGCCGGCGAACCCGGGCTGGCCGATCACTTGCTGATCACCGAGCTGATGATCAGCAACGACCCTGCCGAATTCGTCGAGATCTGGAACCCGACGAACGCCGAGGTCGACCTGTCCGACTACTACCTCTCCGACAACGGGGACTACCACCGCATCACCTCCGGGCAGCCCTTCGTCCTCGCGGGCAGCCCAGGCCTGGACTTCCTCGTGCAGTTCCCCGCCGGCACGAAGATCGCTCCAGGCGCGACGCTGACGCTCGCCGGACACGCCGGCTTCGAGGCGCAGCACAAACGGTGCGCCGACTTCGCCTTCACCAACATCCCCGTTCCTTGCGGCGGCGGTACCACCCCGATGATGAGAGAGCCCCAGCATGGCGCGCTGGGGACCAAGGCCGGCCTCTTGACCAACGACGGTGAGATGCTGGTGCTCTTCCAGTGGAGCGGCGTGGTCGGCGAGCTGGTCAAGGACGTCGATTACGTCGCCTGGGGCGAAGACCTGGGCGCCTCGGAGGTCGTCAACAAGACCAACGTGCCCGGCTACCTGGCCGAGGTGGATCCCAACCTCCAGAGCCACGCCGCCCTGCCCGCTCCTGGCCAGAGCCTCGAGCGATGCGTCATCGAGCCCGGCGAGACCGACAAGGGCGGCAACGGGATCCTGGGTCATGACGAGACGAGCGAGCAGCTCGCCGAAGCGTTCCGGGTGACGACCAGCCCGACCCCTGGCGCCACCAATCCCTGCCTGCCCACCCGCTGA
- a CDS encoding DUF192 domain-containing protein, producing MRLPRAALSIRYRLSSLGALFVLGSGFLLLAAGGCNRRIDETPVQGSWVSGSTTTTKGPSQGPCIKPTPEAPSRPLKEGPDPRCPVDPRGNFDLRNGKVIFTEVTAPDVSVEIAETDPQRMRGLMYRKSMPENQGMIFVFQGSENHTFWMRNTCIQLDMLFIDANGTIVGIEENTTTMTDRTFQVGCPSTYVLELNAGWTRKHGIKAGQKVQLEGI from the coding sequence ATGCGCCTGCCCCGCGCGGCCCTGTCGATCCGTTACCGTCTGTCTTCGCTGGGAGCCCTCTTCGTGCTCGGCTCGGGCTTTCTCTTGCTCGCGGCAGGGGGGTGCAACCGTCGGATCGACGAGACGCCCGTGCAGGGGAGCTGGGTCTCCGGTTCCACCACGACCACGAAGGGCCCCTCCCAGGGGCCATGCATCAAGCCGACCCCGGAGGCGCCGTCGAGACCGCTCAAGGAAGGGCCGGATCCTCGCTGCCCGGTCGATCCTCGCGGGAACTTCGATCTCCGGAACGGCAAGGTGATCTTCACCGAGGTGACGGCGCCGGACGTGTCGGTCGAGATCGCCGAGACCGATCCTCAGCGCATGCGCGGGCTCATGTACCGAAAGAGCATGCCCGAGAACCAGGGGATGATCTTCGTCTTCCAGGGGAGTGAGAACCACACCTTCTGGATGCGCAACACCTGCATCCAGCTCGACATGCTGTTCATCGACGCGAACGGGACGATCGTCGGGATCGAGGAGAACACCACGACCATGACCGACCGGACGTTCCAGGTGGGCTGCCCGTCGACCTATGTCCTCGAGCTGAACGCCGGCTGGACGCGGAAGCACGGCATCAAGGCGGGGCAGAAGGTCCAGCTCGAAGGGATCTGA
- a CDS encoding MBL fold metallo-hydrolase → MKIVILASGSSGNATLFISGGTQVLVDAGVGPVVARRLLATVGIETWPPDAVVITHAHSDHVGSAPGFAGRLRVPVWATEATARAARLGDPARARRYASREPFTIGALTFHPCPVPHDAAQVALVVSDGTRRAAIATDLGEVTGALADHLAGCDVLLIESNHDEEMLARGPYPPYLQRRIRGTGGHLSNLQTHALLRDLSRRRALAPVVALMHLSETNNRPDLALEVARDVVGPRSRLLAAPPRGPVVIDATELPRMAPPPRLRPPAGPAPEQLLLFPRS, encoded by the coding sequence ATGAAGATCGTCATCCTCGCCAGCGGCAGCAGCGGCAACGCGACGCTCTTCATCTCCGGCGGCACCCAGGTGCTCGTCGACGCGGGCGTGGGACCCGTCGTCGCGCGCAGGCTCCTCGCGACCGTCGGCATCGAGACCTGGCCACCCGACGCGGTCGTCATCACCCACGCGCACAGCGATCACGTGGGCAGCGCGCCCGGCTTCGCGGGACGCCTCCGTGTCCCCGTCTGGGCCACCGAAGCGACCGCACGCGCCGCGCGTCTCGGCGATCCAGCGCGCGCCCGGCGCTACGCGTCCAGGGAGCCGTTCACCATCGGCGCGCTCACCTTCCATCCCTGTCCCGTGCCCCACGACGCCGCCCAGGTCGCGCTCGTCGTCTCCGACGGCACCCGTCGCGCAGCGATCGCCACCGATCTCGGCGAGGTGACCGGCGCGCTCGCCGACCACCTCGCTGGCTGCGACGTGCTCCTGATCGAGTCGAACCACGACGAGGAGATGCTGGCGCGTGGGCCTTATCCCCCGTACCTCCAGCGCCGCATCCGTGGCACGGGTGGACACCTGTCGAACCTCCAGACCCACGCACTTCTCCGGGATCTCTCGCGTCGGCGCGCGCTCGCGCCCGTGGTCGCGCTGATGCACCTCTCCGAGACGAACAACCGCCCGGATCTGGCCCTCGAGGTGGCGCGTGACGTCGTGGGACCGCGCTCACGGCTCCTCGCCGCCCCGCCGCGCGGCCCCGTGGTCATCGACGCCACCGAGCTACCTCGCATGGCCCCTCCACCTCGCCTCCGCCCTCCCGCGGGGCCAGCCCCGGAGCAGCTCCTCCTGTTCCCCCGGAGCTGA
- a CDS encoding HipA family kinase, which yields MSIPTYPVREVSEAWRARVRHGERWDDDERRWDDDEERFNDGGEPMGTKQKFWCASDDGKRYLFKYAREGTGEDWSEKLAAEIGTALGLPCAEVDLASYQGHRGTLTRSFIAPERGEVLVHGNELLQDHHPNYPAHTYRRASQHTVDSVLRALGQSLIHPPVDVALRADITAAAGWFVGYLLLDALIGNTDRHHENWGIIQRTGVEVRYATLAPSYDHASSLGRELRDEDRAARLSGKDIRRTVRKYAEKTRSALYASETDPRPLSPIEAFRTASRKVPLTGDMWRDLLWRVDDDTLSRIVETLPEGHASTLARRFARALLDENRRALLKVVGSSS from the coding sequence GTGAGCATTCCAACCTACCCAGTCCGTGAGGTCTCCGAGGCCTGGCGCGCTCGCGTGCGCCACGGGGAGCGCTGGGATGATGACGAGCGACGGTGGGACGACGACGAGGAGAGGTTCAACGACGGCGGCGAGCCGATGGGCACCAAGCAGAAGTTCTGGTGCGCATCGGACGACGGCAAGCGCTACCTCTTCAAATACGCAAGAGAGGGTACAGGGGAGGACTGGTCAGAGAAGCTCGCGGCGGAGATCGGTACCGCGCTCGGCTTGCCTTGTGCCGAGGTCGATCTGGCGAGCTACCAGGGTCACCGAGGCACGCTCACGCGGAGCTTCATTGCACCAGAGCGGGGAGAGGTCCTCGTACATGGCAACGAGCTGCTCCAGGACCACCACCCCAACTATCCTGCCCACACCTATCGTCGCGCGTCGCAACACACGGTCGATTCGGTACTGCGTGCCCTCGGTCAGTCCCTCATTCATCCTCCCGTCGACGTCGCGCTGCGAGCAGACATCACGGCGGCAGCCGGCTGGTTCGTTGGTTACCTGCTGCTCGATGCGTTGATCGGCAATACCGATCGGCATCACGAAAACTGGGGAATCATCCAGCGGACTGGCGTCGAGGTACGGTATGCCACCCTGGCACCGAGCTATGATCACGCATCGAGCTTGGGACGCGAGCTTCGGGATGAAGATCGTGCCGCTCGGCTCTCCGGAAAGGACATTCGGCGAACGGTTCGCAAGTACGCCGAGAAGACCCGCTCTGCACTCTACGCATCCGAGACGGATCCCCGACCGCTGAGCCCGATCGAGGCATTTCGAACGGCCTCCAGGAAGGTTCCGCTCACCGGCGACATGTGGCGAGACCTGCTCTGGCGCGTCGACGATGATACGCTGAGTCGCATCGTGGAGACGCTCCCTGAGGGACACGCCAGCACGCTTGCTCGTCGATTCGCCAGGGCGCTCCTGGATGAGAACCGACGCGCCCTCCTGAAAGTGGTGGGGAGCAGCTCATGA